A region from the Biomphalaria glabrata chromosome 14, xgBioGlab47.1, whole genome shotgun sequence genome encodes:
- the LOC106062450 gene encoding uncharacterized protein LOC106062450 isoform X2 gives MDTPAMSKNLKPYKTKDVTMAIKKESTEDSGVISSRSSGQLETGLMEKLITLSLDEKPHNSVELIDKLNMLSLEEKPHKKSEPQEDDECSEESLRLTIKAEVKDEPEDSRQCDRLVKLAAPSFEDNEESGENEPDDPDKLKDRGPSHGVATCYSQDNQSHMIHDYQMPDNFPDYSNNSYAGHVLPSNKRQMDKYDCSEPYKYRHPNQNDLSNPTSAVTSVVSNVKQMSGGTVVTSPEINNQDFFSSSSDLVNLDFCNEFDDYGDYQVEQTLGLNISEKPFDDGVSDGYLSDFNSPAHSPQDYNNSPIAPMSHESGDSGVFSPMGEDTQVRSPRQTNVDSYQSRASPYQVQMSPQQHPRMSPPNQSILSTPHHQFYQIPQQAYQPHPAVNVTGNVMYQHQMNVNVCNASLKSPLTCQATFVDECQEDFTHPYVTSNLDHLQNALSVISNDLYEELKIKKAQLPSHNIPRILDENERQPMLTAEPKPALEKSAQYKKSTPPAQSLPSPPNPMLPPTVTTLPQTAKIPIPPLSSSKKVSPIIIKSQGYPVSNSYPVFVISSNPLPQSRFKEIRPKTISSTKPANVCAENTDSNSSNSNMSPPPAPTTTATVPQQTQNSNNNKVSLITIARRIVAGMDRNELIKKDVDGDTVLHVSVCRPNCLYLVQALLERLNREGLDDMINAQNYMGQTPLYLAVSSNHHKVVQLLIEKNADVNPFAECKLPSGLIEKSAAIHCASSRGEVYLETLKELLKAPDNHVHLYNSDGHTPLTCAILCHGKVEADGSRLNSIPIIQTLIEAGADPNLQTQKSGKTSLMYALESKDIDLIEKIFQLVDPVKLSSYLKSNAFDGSTCQKIADSLKPHLSKRDQIRLTECMKPKIQRNV, from the exons ATCTTAAACCATACAAAACCAAAGACGTCACCATGGCTATTAAAAAGGAAAGCACAGAAGACAGTGGTGTCATAAGTTCTAGGAGTTCAGGACAGTTGGAGACAGGGCTAATGGAGAAGCTGATAACGCTGTCTCTAGATGAGAAACCACACAACAGTGTGGAGCTGATCGACAAACTAAACATGCTTTCCTTGGAAGAGAAACCACAT AAGAAGAGTGAACCTCAGGAAGATGACGAATGTTCTGAGGAATCTTTACGACTAACCATCAAGGCAGAGGTCAAGGATGAACCGGAGGACTCTAGGCAATGTGATAGACTTGTCAAACTTGCAGCTCCCAGCTTTGAAGACAAtgag GAATCAGGGGAGAATGAACCAGATGATCCAGATAAATTGAAAGATCGAGGACCATCCCATGGAGTTGCAACATGTTATTCCCAAGACAACCAAAGCCATATGATTCATG ATTACCAAATGCCTGACAACTTTCCAGACTATTCTAACAACTCTTATGCAGGCCATGTTCTTCCTAGTAATAAGAGACAGATGGACAAGTATGACTGTAGTGAACCATACAAATACAGGCACCCAAATCAGAATGACCTCAGCAACCCAACATCTGCTGTGACATCTGTG gtCAGTAATGTAAAGCAAATGTCTGGCGGAACAGTGGTCACCTCCCCTGAAATCAACAACCAAGATTTCTTCAGTAGTTCCAGCGATTTGGTGAACTTAGACTTCTGTAATGAGTTTGATGACTATGGTGATTACCAGGTTGAACAAACACTGGGCCTCAACATCAGTGAGAAACCATTTGACGATGGGGTCAGCGATGGATACCTGAGCGACTTCAACTCACCAGCACACAGCCCACAGGATTATAATAACTCTCCCATCGCCCCCATGTCCCACGAATCTGGTGACTCTGGTGTCTTTAGTCCCATGGGAGAAGACACTCAG GTAAGAAGTCCTCGACAGACAAATGTGGACTCCTATCAGAGTAGAGCTTCTCCGTATCAGGTCCAGATGTCCCCACAGCAGCATCCCAGAATGTCCCCTCCTAACCAGAGCATTCTTTCCACCCCACACCATCAGTTCTATCAGATTCCCCAGCAGGCTTACCAGCCTCATCCAGCTGTCAATGTTACTGGGAATGTGATGTACCAGCACCAGATGAATGTCAATGTTTGCAATGCATCCCTCAAGTCACCACTGACCTGTCAG GCCACTTTTGTGGATGAATGTCAAGAAGACTTCACACATCCTTATGTAACAAGCAATTTAGATCATCTACAAAATGCTCTATCAGTCATCAGCAATGACTTGTATGAGGAGCTGAAGATTAAGAAAGCCCAGTTGCCCTCCCACAACATTCCCAGGATCTTGGACGAGAATGAAAGGCAGCCGATGCTGACAGCTGAACCAAAACCTGCTTTAGAG AAATCAGCTCAATATAAAAAGTCAACTCCACCTGCACAGAGCTTACCCAGCCCACCAAATCCAATGCTACCACCTACTGTGACAACCCTTCCCCAGACTGCAAAGATTCCCATTCCTCCTTTGAGCAGTAGTAAAAAAGTCTCGCCCATCATCATCAAGTCCCAAGGTTACCCAGTCTCAAACAGTTACCCAGTTTTTGTGATCAGCTCTAACCCTCTACCGCAGTCCAG atttaaagaaattcGACCCAAAACAATAAGTTCAACTAAGCCAGCCAATGTATGTGCAGAGAACACTGACTCCAACAGTAGCAACAGTAACATGTCACCACCTCCAGCACCAACAACCACAGCAACAGTTCCTCAGCAGACGCAgaattcaaataataataaag TTTCTCTCATCACCATAGCAAGAAGGATAGTAGCAGGCATGGACAGGAATGAGTTGATTAAGAAAGATGTGGATGGAGACAC GGTTCtccatgtgtctgtgtgtcgaCCCAATTGTTTGTACTTAGTTCAAGCACTTTTAGAGAGACTGAATAGAGAAGGTCTGGATGATATGATCAATGCTCAGAACTACATGGGACAG ACCCCATTGTACTTAGCTGTTAGCAGCAACCACCACAAAGTAGTCCAGCTTTTGATTGAGAAAAATGCAGATGTCAACCCTTTTGCAGAG TGCAAGCTCCCCAGTGGGTTGATAGAGAAATCTGCTGCCATACACTGTGCCTCCTCTAGGGGTGAGGTCTATTTAGAGACACTAAAGGAGCTGCTCAAAGCACCAGACAATCATGTTCACCTGTACAATTCTGATG GTCATACACCATTGACTTGCGCCATACTCTGCCATGGTAAGGTAGAAGCAGATGGCTCCCGCCTTAATAGCATCCCCATCATACAAACTCTGATTGAAGCTGGAGCAGATCCCAACTTACAG ACTCAGAAAAGTGGTAAAACATCATTGATGTATGCCTTGGAGAGTAAAGACATAGATTTGATAGAGAAAATATTTCAGCTGGTGGACCCTGTcaaattatcttcttatctgaAAAGCAAC GCCTTTGATGGGTCAACATGTCAGAAGATAGCTGACTCCTTGAAACCTCATCTTAGCAAGAGGGACCAGATCAGGCTTACAGAGTGTATGAAACCGAAAATCCAGCGCAATGTCTAA
- the LOC106062450 gene encoding uncharacterized protein LOC106062450 isoform X1 — protein MILISEDLIDNVDVDLKKNFNRKEDFTGNIEDLKPYKTKDVTMAIKKESTEDSGVISSRSSGQLETGLMEKLITLSLDEKPHNSVELIDKLNMLSLEEKPHKKSEPQEDDECSEESLRLTIKAEVKDEPEDSRQCDRLVKLAAPSFEDNEESGENEPDDPDKLKDRGPSHGVATCYSQDNQSHMIHDYQMPDNFPDYSNNSYAGHVLPSNKRQMDKYDCSEPYKYRHPNQNDLSNPTSAVTSVVSNVKQMSGGTVVTSPEINNQDFFSSSSDLVNLDFCNEFDDYGDYQVEQTLGLNISEKPFDDGVSDGYLSDFNSPAHSPQDYNNSPIAPMSHESGDSGVFSPMGEDTQVRSPRQTNVDSYQSRASPYQVQMSPQQHPRMSPPNQSILSTPHHQFYQIPQQAYQPHPAVNVTGNVMYQHQMNVNVCNASLKSPLTCQATFVDECQEDFTHPYVTSNLDHLQNALSVISNDLYEELKIKKAQLPSHNIPRILDENERQPMLTAEPKPALEKSAQYKKSTPPAQSLPSPPNPMLPPTVTTLPQTAKIPIPPLSSSKKVSPIIIKSQGYPVSNSYPVFVISSNPLPQSRFKEIRPKTISSTKPANVCAENTDSNSSNSNMSPPPAPTTTATVPQQTQNSNNNKVSLITIARRIVAGMDRNELIKKDVDGDTVLHVSVCRPNCLYLVQALLERLNREGLDDMINAQNYMGQTPLYLAVSSNHHKVVQLLIEKNADVNPFAECKLPSGLIEKSAAIHCASSRGEVYLETLKELLKAPDNHVHLYNSDGHTPLTCAILCHGKVEADGSRLNSIPIIQTLIEAGADPNLQTQKSGKTSLMYALESKDIDLIEKIFQLVDPVKLSSYLKSNAFDGSTCQKIADSLKPHLSKRDQIRLTECMKPKIQRNV, from the exons ATCTTAAACCATACAAAACCAAAGACGTCACCATGGCTATTAAAAAGGAAAGCACAGAAGACAGTGGTGTCATAAGTTCTAGGAGTTCAGGACAGTTGGAGACAGGGCTAATGGAGAAGCTGATAACGCTGTCTCTAGATGAGAAACCACACAACAGTGTGGAGCTGATCGACAAACTAAACATGCTTTCCTTGGAAGAGAAACCACAT AAGAAGAGTGAACCTCAGGAAGATGACGAATGTTCTGAGGAATCTTTACGACTAACCATCAAGGCAGAGGTCAAGGATGAACCGGAGGACTCTAGGCAATGTGATAGACTTGTCAAACTTGCAGCTCCCAGCTTTGAAGACAAtgag GAATCAGGGGAGAATGAACCAGATGATCCAGATAAATTGAAAGATCGAGGACCATCCCATGGAGTTGCAACATGTTATTCCCAAGACAACCAAAGCCATATGATTCATG ATTACCAAATGCCTGACAACTTTCCAGACTATTCTAACAACTCTTATGCAGGCCATGTTCTTCCTAGTAATAAGAGACAGATGGACAAGTATGACTGTAGTGAACCATACAAATACAGGCACCCAAATCAGAATGACCTCAGCAACCCAACATCTGCTGTGACATCTGTG gtCAGTAATGTAAAGCAAATGTCTGGCGGAACAGTGGTCACCTCCCCTGAAATCAACAACCAAGATTTCTTCAGTAGTTCCAGCGATTTGGTGAACTTAGACTTCTGTAATGAGTTTGATGACTATGGTGATTACCAGGTTGAACAAACACTGGGCCTCAACATCAGTGAGAAACCATTTGACGATGGGGTCAGCGATGGATACCTGAGCGACTTCAACTCACCAGCACACAGCCCACAGGATTATAATAACTCTCCCATCGCCCCCATGTCCCACGAATCTGGTGACTCTGGTGTCTTTAGTCCCATGGGAGAAGACACTCAG GTAAGAAGTCCTCGACAGACAAATGTGGACTCCTATCAGAGTAGAGCTTCTCCGTATCAGGTCCAGATGTCCCCACAGCAGCATCCCAGAATGTCCCCTCCTAACCAGAGCATTCTTTCCACCCCACACCATCAGTTCTATCAGATTCCCCAGCAGGCTTACCAGCCTCATCCAGCTGTCAATGTTACTGGGAATGTGATGTACCAGCACCAGATGAATGTCAATGTTTGCAATGCATCCCTCAAGTCACCACTGACCTGTCAG GCCACTTTTGTGGATGAATGTCAAGAAGACTTCACACATCCTTATGTAACAAGCAATTTAGATCATCTACAAAATGCTCTATCAGTCATCAGCAATGACTTGTATGAGGAGCTGAAGATTAAGAAAGCCCAGTTGCCCTCCCACAACATTCCCAGGATCTTGGACGAGAATGAAAGGCAGCCGATGCTGACAGCTGAACCAAAACCTGCTTTAGAG AAATCAGCTCAATATAAAAAGTCAACTCCACCTGCACAGAGCTTACCCAGCCCACCAAATCCAATGCTACCACCTACTGTGACAACCCTTCCCCAGACTGCAAAGATTCCCATTCCTCCTTTGAGCAGTAGTAAAAAAGTCTCGCCCATCATCATCAAGTCCCAAGGTTACCCAGTCTCAAACAGTTACCCAGTTTTTGTGATCAGCTCTAACCCTCTACCGCAGTCCAG atttaaagaaattcGACCCAAAACAATAAGTTCAACTAAGCCAGCCAATGTATGTGCAGAGAACACTGACTCCAACAGTAGCAACAGTAACATGTCACCACCTCCAGCACCAACAACCACAGCAACAGTTCCTCAGCAGACGCAgaattcaaataataataaag TTTCTCTCATCACCATAGCAAGAAGGATAGTAGCAGGCATGGACAGGAATGAGTTGATTAAGAAAGATGTGGATGGAGACAC GGTTCtccatgtgtctgtgtgtcgaCCCAATTGTTTGTACTTAGTTCAAGCACTTTTAGAGAGACTGAATAGAGAAGGTCTGGATGATATGATCAATGCTCAGAACTACATGGGACAG ACCCCATTGTACTTAGCTGTTAGCAGCAACCACCACAAAGTAGTCCAGCTTTTGATTGAGAAAAATGCAGATGTCAACCCTTTTGCAGAG TGCAAGCTCCCCAGTGGGTTGATAGAGAAATCTGCTGCCATACACTGTGCCTCCTCTAGGGGTGAGGTCTATTTAGAGACACTAAAGGAGCTGCTCAAAGCACCAGACAATCATGTTCACCTGTACAATTCTGATG GTCATACACCATTGACTTGCGCCATACTCTGCCATGGTAAGGTAGAAGCAGATGGCTCCCGCCTTAATAGCATCCCCATCATACAAACTCTGATTGAAGCTGGAGCAGATCCCAACTTACAG ACTCAGAAAAGTGGTAAAACATCATTGATGTATGCCTTGGAGAGTAAAGACATAGATTTGATAGAGAAAATATTTCAGCTGGTGGACCCTGTcaaattatcttcttatctgaAAAGCAAC GCCTTTGATGGGTCAACATGTCAGAAGATAGCTGACTCCTTGAAACCTCATCTTAGCAAGAGGGACCAGATCAGGCTTACAGAGTGTATGAAACCGAAAATCCAGCGCAATGTCTAA